A portion of the Aphelocoma coerulescens isolate FSJ_1873_10779 chromosome 1, UR_Acoe_1.0, whole genome shotgun sequence genome contains these proteins:
- the GATD3 gene encoding glutamine amidotransferase-like class 1 domain-containing protein 3, mitochondrial isoform X1: MLTSRGPALCTALRRAAPGGLASLHCSAGRCRAARVAVVLSGCGVYDGTEIHEASAVLVHLSRGGAEVHMYAPDVPQMHVIDHSKGQPAEAESRNVLVESARIARGKITSLAKLTTADHDAVIFPGGFGAAKNLSTFAVDGKDCKVNREVERVLKDFHKAGKPIGLCCISPVLAAKVLSGAEVTVGHEEEEGGKWPYAGTAGAIKELGAKHCVKEVTEAHVDTKNKVVTTPAFMCETALHHIFDGIGAMVKNVLKLTGK, translated from the exons ATGCTGACCTCCCGCGGCCCGGCCCTGTGCACCGCGCTGCGGCGGGCAGCGCCCGGCGGCCTCGCTTCCTTGCACTGCTCCGCTGGACGCTGCCGCGCCGCCCGCGTCGCTGTG GTCCTGTCTGGCTGTGGTGTCTACGATGGCACAGAAATCCATGAGGCATCAGC TGTCCTGGTACACCTGAGCCGTGGGGGAGCTGAGGTTCACATGTATGCTCCAGATGTCCCTCAGATGCATGTCATTGACCACAGTAAAGGGCAACCAGCTGAAGCTGAGTCAAG GAATGTTTTAGTGGAATCTGCAAGAATTGCTCGTGGTAAAATTACAAGCCTGGCTAAGCTCACTACAGCAGACCATGATGCTGTGATATTCCCTGGTGGATTCGGAGCTGCCAAAAACTT ATCTACCTTTGCTGTTGATGGGAAGGATTGCAAGGTGAACAGAGAAGTTGAGCGAGTCCTGAAAGATTTCCACAAAGCAGGCAAACCTATTGG CCTGTGCTGCATTtccccagtgctggcagcaaAGGTGCTCTCTGGTGCTGAGGTAACTGTGGGCCACGAAGAAGAGGAAGGGGGCAAGTGGCCTTATGCTGGGACTGCAGGAGCCATCAAAGAGCTGGGAGCAAAGCACTGTGTGAAAGAAGTAACC GAAGCTCATGTGGATACAAAAAATAAGGTGGTGACCACCCCAGCATTTATGTGTGAAACAGCATTACACCACATCTTCGATGGCATTGGGGCAATGGTAAAGAATGTGCTAAAATTAACTGGCAAATAA
- the GATD3 gene encoding glutamine amidotransferase-like class 1 domain-containing protein 3, mitochondrial isoform X2, which produces MPQSPTHPHCPPLHPLQELPCTEEPRRTDHEVVYSETMGGTGKVLSGCGVYDGTEIHEASAVLVHLSRGGAEVHMYAPDVPQMHVIDHSKGQPAEAESRNVLVESARIARGKITSLAKLTTADHDAVIFPGGFGAAKNLSTFAVDGKDCKVNREVERVLKDFHKAGKPIGLCCISPVLAAKVLSGAEVTVGHEEEEGGKWPYAGTAGAIKELGAKHCVKEVTEAHVDTKNKVVTTPAFMCETALHHIFDGIGAMVKNVLKLTGK; this is translated from the exons ATGCCCCAGTCCCCCACTCATCCTCATTGCCCTCCACTGcacccactccaggagctcccttgTACTGAGGAACCCAGGAGAACTGACCATGAAGTAGTTTATAGTGAAACTATGGGAGGTACTGGCAAG GTCCTGTCTGGCTGTGGTGTCTACGATGGCACAGAAATCCATGAGGCATCAGC TGTCCTGGTACACCTGAGCCGTGGGGGAGCTGAGGTTCACATGTATGCTCCAGATGTCCCTCAGATGCATGTCATTGACCACAGTAAAGGGCAACCAGCTGAAGCTGAGTCAAG GAATGTTTTAGTGGAATCTGCAAGAATTGCTCGTGGTAAAATTACAAGCCTGGCTAAGCTCACTACAGCAGACCATGATGCTGTGATATTCCCTGGTGGATTCGGAGCTGCCAAAAACTT ATCTACCTTTGCTGTTGATGGGAAGGATTGCAAGGTGAACAGAGAAGTTGAGCGAGTCCTGAAAGATTTCCACAAAGCAGGCAAACCTATTGG CCTGTGCTGCATTtccccagtgctggcagcaaAGGTGCTCTCTGGTGCTGAGGTAACTGTGGGCCACGAAGAAGAGGAAGGGGGCAAGTGGCCTTATGCTGGGACTGCAGGAGCCATCAAAGAGCTGGGAGCAAAGCACTGTGTGAAAGAAGTAACC GAAGCTCATGTGGATACAAAAAATAAGGTGGTGACCACCCCAGCATTTATGTGTGAAACAGCATTACACCACATCTTCGATGGCATTGGGGCAATGGTAAAGAATGTGCTAAAATTAACTGGCAAATAA